ACCGGAAAAGCAGATGATGAGGATATAATAGAAGCGCTGGAAAGGGGAAGGCAGATACCCGGCGGCGCATGCGGCTATTATGGGGCATGCGGAGCAGGGGTAGGTGTTGGCGCAGCTATAAGCGTCATATTTAAAGCCACGCCCATGACACCTCTCAAGAGGTCGAAGGCACACCTGGCTGTTGCTAAGGCCTTAGAAGAGATAGGGAAGGCTGGCGGTGCCAGGTGCTGCAAGAGATGCACCAGACTCTCTATAGAGGCGGCAAAGGGATTTTTCAAAGAGGAATTCAATGTGGTCTTCCCAGATGATTACGATGTAGATACATGTGAGTATACGAAGGTCAACAGAGAATGCCTCTATAAATGTAAATACAGAAGCAGAAGGGAGTGTCGCAAAACACTATTTAAGTGTTAGCGGCACTCCCCTTTTTTGGATAAAAAATAAAAAACAGCTTCAAAATTTTAAAGGGAATATGGGC
The nucleotide sequence above comes from Calorimonas adulescens. Encoded proteins:
- a CDS encoding DUF5714 domain-containing protein; amino-acid sequence: MGCCNTEMETGCLICGKDLVYLEKPVLKKCEMCGREELTHAHCTDGHYVCDDCHSKDGIEVIKEYCLSTNLKDPMEIAENIMKDPRIPMHGPEHHALVPAVIVTAYKNLTGKADDEDIIEALERGRQIPGGACGYYGACGAGVGVGAAISVIFKATPMTPLKRSKAHLAVAKALEEIGKAGGARCCKRCTRLSIEAAKGFFKEEFNVVFPDDYDVDTCEYTKVNRECLYKCKYRSRRECRKTLFKC